The proteins below come from a single Anderseniella sp. Alg231-50 genomic window:
- a CDS encoding EutN/CcmL family microcompartment protein, translating into MISGRVTGRIWSSRRVDTLPTGALLKVTLDDGGSLIALDPLGCAEGEAVLIVQGSVAAAYFPDIRAPVDALIIGSIDEQSRAD; encoded by the coding sequence ATGATTTCCGGTCGCGTTACAGGGCGAATATGGTCGTCCAGGCGGGTTGATACCCTGCCCACCGGTGCCCTTCTAAAGGTCACGCTTGATGACGGTGGCAGCCTTATCGCACTTGATCCGCTGGGCTGCGCGGAAGGAGAGGCCGTGCTGATCGTGCAGGGATCCGTGGCGGCGGCATATTTCCCAGACATTCGCGCACCGGTGGATGCGCTTATCATCGGCTCCATCGATGAACAAAGCAGGGCGGACTGA
- a CDS encoding BMC domain-containing protein gives MAELRSFIFIDQLQPQTLAYIATWMRGALPRRNMAAQIIEIAPGLDIEALTDVALKGADVKCGLLVVERQFGTLEFHSKSTSEVKAGAEAVLDALGVGEDAAAPPKILASKIVTRIDPQHAFLINRNKLGSMIIGGESLYLLECQSASYAILACNEAEKAANVKVIDYRMIGANGRLYLAGDEAEVRNARDAAERALRSLGAR, from the coding sequence GTGGCAGAATTGCGTTCTTTCATTTTCATCGACCAGTTGCAGCCGCAGACGCTTGCCTACATTGCAACCTGGATGCGCGGGGCATTGCCTCGTCGCAACATGGCCGCGCAGATCATTGAGATAGCGCCCGGCCTCGACATTGAGGCGCTGACCGATGTCGCACTGAAAGGTGCCGACGTGAAATGCGGCCTGCTGGTTGTCGAGCGTCAGTTCGGAACGCTTGAGTTTCATTCGAAGTCGACTTCGGAAGTCAAAGCCGGTGCCGAGGCTGTACTTGATGCGCTTGGAGTTGGTGAGGACGCAGCCGCGCCACCCAAGATCCTGGCATCCAAGATAGTCACCCGGATCGACCCGCAACACGCGTTCCTGATCAACCGCAACAAGCTGGGTTCCATGATCATCGGCGGTGAAAGCCTGTACCTTCTGGAGTGCCAGTCTGCGTCTTATGCCATTCTCGCCTGCAACGAGGCGGAAAAGGCAGCCAACGTCAAGGTGATCGACTATCGCATGATCGGTGCCAATGGGCGTCTATATCTGGCCGGTGACGAGGCGGAAGTGCGCAATGCACGCGATGCCGCTGAACGTGCGCTTCGTTCACTGGGGGCACGCTGA
- a CDS encoding aldehyde dehydrogenase family protein, with translation MDPQIRNLVDISQTPVALRAHADIVLERAKWAAQVFSRFDRGQTQDIADAVARAAFDKARDYAEWAVRETGFGVVEHKVIKNESTSVPLVEHYRDWNFVDPRLDERTGLVEIPRPAGVVFALIPSTNPVATVYFKVLSCLLTRNAIVVSPHPAAKECCIDAVKMMAQAAVEAGAPDGIIQVVEEISLPLVDEFMKSDKTAVILATGGTAMVRAAYSSANPAIGVGPGNAPVFVDETADIRQAAGHIVDSKSFDNSILCTNESVLVAMSGIASRLESELKRHGAHVCNEEQTNAVRKYLFHERGFNVEAIGRDAVWIAAQAGFKVPAKTRILVTPISQIGIGERLSREKLCPVLAMYTARSLEQAIAQSRAMLRLSGAGHSAAIHSDDTQTITDFAAAVECYRVVVNGPCSQGAAGMGTGLAPTFTIGTGFFGRSSIGENIGPQHLVNWTRIAWNQSDGKPDLERLGNLHHRGPLPAAPSDGVPGKSRAMAGNNVRAARNDDTGSPDAMRNEIRRIIAEELRDLLKG, from the coding sequence ATGGATCCGCAGATCAGGAACCTGGTCGACATTTCGCAAACGCCCGTTGCGCTGCGCGCGCATGCCGACATCGTACTTGAACGCGCCAAGTGGGCAGCGCAGGTGTTTTCGCGTTTTGATCGCGGGCAGACACAAGACATTGCAGATGCAGTTGCCCGGGCGGCGTTTGACAAGGCACGGGACTATGCAGAGTGGGCCGTACGCGAAACCGGATTTGGTGTCGTTGAGCACAAGGTGATCAAGAACGAAAGCACCAGCGTTCCGCTGGTCGAGCATTATCGTGACTGGAACTTTGTCGATCCGCGCCTGGATGAACGTACCGGGCTTGTGGAGATTCCCAGGCCGGCCGGTGTCGTGTTCGCGCTGATACCTTCGACCAATCCGGTGGCAACCGTCTATTTCAAGGTTTTGTCCTGCCTTCTCACTCGCAATGCGATTGTTGTCAGCCCGCATCCCGCTGCGAAGGAATGCTGTATAGACGCGGTAAAGATGATGGCGCAGGCAGCGGTTGAAGCCGGTGCTCCGGACGGCATCATCCAGGTTGTTGAAGAGATCAGCCTGCCGCTGGTCGATGAATTCATGAAATCCGACAAAACCGCAGTGATCCTGGCGACGGGTGGAACCGCAATGGTGCGGGCAGCTTATTCCTCGGCAAACCCTGCAATTGGTGTGGGGCCGGGCAATGCACCTGTGTTTGTAGATGAAACGGCGGACATCAGGCAGGCGGCCGGGCACATTGTGGACAGCAAGTCTTTCGACAACTCGATCCTGTGTACAAACGAGTCCGTCCTGGTTGCCATGTCGGGCATTGCCAGCCGGCTGGAGAGCGAGCTCAAGCGGCACGGCGCTCATGTGTGCAACGAAGAGCAAACAAATGCTGTTCGCAAATACCTGTTTCATGAGCGCGGATTCAATGTTGAAGCAATCGGCCGGGATGCAGTGTGGATCGCTGCCCAGGCCGGTTTCAAGGTTCCGGCAAAAACACGGATTCTGGTTACGCCGATTTCGCAAATCGGTATCGGCGAACGGCTGTCGAGAGAAAAGCTGTGTCCCGTACTGGCAATGTACACCGCACGCTCGCTCGAACAGGCCATCGCCCAGTCGCGTGCCATGTTGCGGTTGAGCGGCGCCGGGCATTCAGCAGCGATACATTCCGACGACACCCAGACCATTACCGATTTTGCTGCGGCGGTGGAGTGCTACCGTGTCGTTGTGAACGGACCCTGCAGCCAGGGGGCAGCGGGCATGGGTACAGGACTTGCTCCGACTTTCACCATAGGCACCGGCTTTTTCGGGCGTTCGTCAATCGGCGAGAATATCGGCCCCCAGCACCTGGTGAACTGGACCCGGATCGCCTGGAACCAGTCCGACGGCAAACCGGACCTGGAGCGGCTCGGTAATCTTCATCACCGCGGGCCGCTTCCTGCCGCGCCTTCTGACGGGGTGCCGGGCAAGAGCCGGGCAATGGCAGGAAATAACGTCCGTGCCGCGAGAAACGACGACACCGGCTCGCCCGACGCCATGCGCAATGAGATTCGCCGGATCATTGCAGAAGAACTCCGCGACCTCCTGAAAGGATAA